From Micromonas commoda chromosome 3, complete sequence, a single genomic window includes:
- a CDS encoding predicted protein, translated as MGTPPLIELDENGLTPYERERAEKIARNAAQMKALGLPALGGIVGAAPSSAGGFTPVRRKNPIATPEPAAPFRIILRERPAKPVNYNVDAFDSEDEEEARERKRARRAETARAGGKPRKRPAAAKDDDDRSDYEVESGDEEDDDALGSDSDSDSDSDSDDEVDPDPPSEEFLLYGGSLAKKYEVPEHRARANRTAAMYTNGTNWLEESKLNFRACRDRAKERRLAKEQAAREKLERKLQRRKEKDEGAGAMVVVPGDAPETDDVDVNGKKIHRKGFHTKQGAEGKTRGVGGENGVTTCAKCKINMSGEWHNNKDPAIPGEKICDSCYSRAKVRARQFDPRVLHPPRLTAYLFLAQVGDGYVCPGCKSTDASDWRNAKGHLVCNDDQLVEKGVKICTKCSKKEPPFKDAQCVKCEDKAPTEWRKSKHQMNDATGKPHYMCGKCGMAEPERLGDACAGADCGKVDPNAWNKSKIKKREGEPDAPAPLCRDCYHKEAKALKKKD; from the exons atGGGCACGCCCCCTCTCATCGAGCTCGATGAGAAC GGGCTCACCCCGTACGAgcgggagcgcgccgagAAGATCGCCCGCAACGCCGCCCAGATGAAAGCCCTCGGCCTGCCCGCACTCGGCGgtatcgtcggcgccgcaccGAGCTCCGCCGGCGGCTTCACCCCAGTCCGCCGCAAGAATCCCATCGCCacccccgagcccgccgcgcccttccgCATCATCCtacgcgagcgccccgccaAGCCCGTCAACTACAacgtcgacgccttcgactccgaggacgaggaggaggcccgCGAGCGAAAGAGGGCCCGCCGAGCCGagaccgcccgcgccggcgggaagCCCCGCaagcgccccgccgccgcgaaagacgacgacgaccgctcCGACTACGAGGTCGAGTCCGGcgatgaggaggacgacgacgcccttggctccgactccgactccgactccgactccgactccgacgacgaggtcgaccCCGATCCTCCCTCCGAGGAGTTCCTCCTGtacggcggcagcctcgccAAGAAGTACGAGGTccccgagcaccgcgcgcgcgccaacaggaccgcggcgatgtaCACGAACGGCACCAACTGGCTCGAGGAGTCCAAGCTCAACTTCAGGGCGTGCCGCGACAGGGCCAAGGAGCGCCGGCTGGCCAAGGAGCAAGCCGCCCGCGAGAAGCTGGAGAGGAAGCTGCAGAGGaggaaggagaaggacgagggcgccggcgcgatggtggtcgtgccgggcgacgcgcccgagaccgatgacgtcgacgtgaACGGTAAGAAAATCCACCGCAAAGGGTTCCACACCAagcagggcgccgagggcaaGACACGCGGCGTGGGGGGGGAAAACGGGGTGACGACGTGCGCCAAGTGCAAGATCAACATGTCGGGCGAGTGGCACAACAACAAAGACCCCGCAATCCCCGGCGAGAAGATCTGCGATTCATGCTACAGCAGAGCTAAGGTGCGTGCCCGCCAGTTCGATCCTCGGGTTCTCCACCCACCACGTCTCACCGCGTATCTCTTCCTTGCGCAGGTTGGCGACGGCTACGTTTGCCCCGGGTGCAAGTCCACCGACGCCTCGGATTGGCGCAACGCCAAGGGCCACCTGGTCTGCAACGACGACCAGCTGGTGGAGAAGGGTGTCAAAATCTGCACAAAGTGCAGTAAGAAGGAG CCCCCGTTCAAGGATGCGCAGTGCGTCAAGTGCGAGGACAAAGCTCCCACCGAGTGGCGAAAGTCCAAGCACCAGATGAACGATGCCACGGGCAAGCCCCACTACATGTGCGGCAAGTGCGGCATGGCCGAG CCGGAACGGCTGGGCGACGCATGCGCAGGTGCAGATTGCGGCAAAGTCGACCCGAATGCCTGGAACAAGTCGAAAATCAAGAAGAGGGAGGGCGAGCCCGACGCACCGGCTCCTTTGTGCAGAGATTGCTACCacaaggaggccaaggcccTCAAGAAGAAGGACTGA
- a CDS encoding predicted protein, with translation MADAVHTRTRADAASSSKGGVIGVEAAMLSISSCANRAATSLGATTSARSSGATSSSTRQPGRHPPRRSLVVSKASTGGGDGGDDDDDVKRSNYKETSGAVKGLVSGLTAVVNAFGVGGGDVASSGSSGATRRERREARPPPSTPRNPTALAADIAREFTEAKYLWTGDINPEMYDLYCTFTDPTLSFAGLETFQRNLANLQPVLSRLVRDSDVELYSCELAGDGKGGGGGGAVRARWRMTGNLRVPWRPRIDLEGQTTFTFKDYGGDRGCLITAYQEEWGLSAGEAVMQLVTPFKW, from the coding sequence atggccgacgccgtccacaCCCGGACGCGCGCAGACGCGGCCTCGTCATCGAAGGGAGGTgtcatcggcgtcgaggcggcgatgttGTCGATATCATCGTGCGCtaaccgcgcggcgacgtcgctcggcgcgacgacaTCGGCCCGctcgtcgggggcgacgtcatcgtccacgCGCCAGCCGGGACGTCAcccacctcgccgctcgctcgTGGTCTCGAAGGcgtcgaccggcggcggcgacggcggcgacgacgacgacgacgtcaagcGGAGCAACTACAAGGAGACGTCGGGCGCGGTCAAGGGCCTGGTCAGCGGCCTCACGGCCGTGGTGAACGCGTTCGGGGTCggaggcggtgacgtcgcgtCATCGGGgtcgtccggcgcgacgagacGCGAGCGCAGGGaggcgcggccgccgccttccaCGCCGCGGAATCcgaccgccctcgccgcggacatcgcgcgcgagttcACCGAGGCCAAGTACCTGTGGACGGGCGACATCAACCCCGAGATGTACGACTTGTACTGCACGTTCACGGACCCGACGCTCTCCTTCGCGGGGCTGGAGACTTTTCAGAGGAACCTCGCCAACCTGCAGCCCGTGCTGAGCCGGCTGGTCAGGGACAGCGACGTCGAGCTGTACTCGTGCGAGCTGGCGGGGGACgggaagggcggcggcggcggcggcgcggtgcgggcGAGGTGGAGGATGACGGGCAACCTGCGGGTGCCGTGGCGACCGCGGATAGACCTCGAGGGGCAGACGACTTTTACCTTTAAGGActacggcggcgaccgaggGTGCCTGATCACGGCGTACCAGGAGGAGTGGGGGCTGTCCGCGGGGGAGGCTGTGATGCAGCTCGTGACGCCGTTCAAGTGGTAG
- a CDS encoding predicted protein, translated as MPASNRTTRPAARAPRGAAASTWAIVREVLLVVTFVVALRLSLVTAAEDAVPSDEPSCSAASTDGGSGSCASEPSFARIVAIPDIHGDLHHYRQSLRLAGVVDGEDAPIEWTAGDSTHLVQTGDVVDRGQHSLLIMDMLANLTVRAKRVGGKVTALMGNHELMSGLMDDTRYVHKDEILLLGTKELDALRELGGEGMGASYGISAKWQTGTMVWHRSFDPDAKQGRRLRRRRPLATVAGSGFCKSLFSHAGVRSRHLDAFNGGVDAMNEAAAAAIQGKPDIGWLHHHPLYDNESPVWNRFYSREDDDDGEVCDEVNRVLTAARANRMVIGHTVQSGGMRTKCGGKLHLIDVGMSSAYVGRGAAWVCEGGEVRARYADGTELLEKEADGENQSGGATAAEAGEEKKEKKKGWW; from the coding sequence ATGCCCGCGTCGAATCGGACGACCCGaccggccgcgcgcgcgccccgcggagccgcggcgtccacctgggcgatcgtccgcgaggtgctGCTCGTCGTcacgttcgtcgtcgcgctccgcctgtcgctcgtcaccgccgcggaggacgccgtccCGTCCGACGAACCGTCGTGttcggccgcgtcgacggacgGCGGATCGGGATCGTGCGCGTCCGAGCCCTCGTTTGCCCGCATCGTCGCGATACCCGACATCCACGGCGACCTCCATCACTACCGCCAGTCCCTCcggctcgccggcgtcgtcgacggcgaggacgccccgATCGAGTGGACCGCGGGCGACAGCACGCATCTGGTGCAGACGGGAGACGTCGTGGACCGAGGCCAGCACTCGCTGTTGATCATGGACATGCTCGCCAACCTCACCGTTCGCGCGAAGAGGGTCGGCGGTAaggtcaccgcgctcatGGGGAACCACGAGCTCATGTCGGGGCTCATGGACGACACTAGGTACGTCCACAAGGATGAGATCTTACTCTTGGGCACGAAAGAGCTGGACGCGTTGAGGgaactcggcggcgagggcatgGGCGCGTCCTACGGCATCTCCGCCAAGTGGCAGACCGGCACGATGGTGTGGCACAGGTCGTTCGACCCGGACGCCAAGCAGGGCCGACGGCttcgaagaagaaggccgctcgcgacggtggccGGGAGCGGATTCTGCAAATCGCTCTTTTCGCACGCGGGGGTGCGCTCGcgccacctcgacgcgttcaacggcggcgtcgacgccatgaacgaagcggcggccgcggcgatccaGGGCAAGCCCGACATCGGGTGGCTCCATCACCATCCGCTGTACGACAACGAATCGCCGGTGTGGAACCGTTTCTACTcgcgcgaagacgacgacgacggcgaggtgtgCGACGAGGTGAACCGGGTgttgaccgccgcgcgcgccaatcGCATGGTGATCGGGCACACCGTGCAGAGCGGCGGGATGCGCACCAAGTGCGGGGGTAAGCTTCACCTCATAGACGTCGGGATGTCGAGCGCGTACGTGGGGAGGGGCGCGGCTTGGGTttgcgagggcggcgaggtgcgggCGCGATACGCGGATGGAACGGAGCTTCTCGAGAAGGAGGCAGATGGGGAGAATCaatcgggcggcgcgacagCTGCGGAAGCGggggaggagaagaaggagaagaagaaggggtGGTGGTGA
- a CDS encoding high-mobility protein (Predicted High-mobility group non-histone chromatin protein. ChromDB ID: HMGB20103~Alternative splicing variant 2): MMYCAEARPALKGMPVTQQAKQLGAQWKSLDPAVKSAFEEAAKAAKHAWELANPEAAKKKPAAKKARAPKAKKDPNAPKKPLSAYIIFTKERRSAVVAENPGLSLTEVTKELGARWKAIGAEEKSVFEAKAKKDKERYAVEMEAYEATQRAAA; encoded by the coding sequence ATGATGTACTGCGCCGAAGCTCGGCCGGCGCTCAAGGGCATGCCGGTGACCCAGCAGGCCAagcagctcggcgcgcagTGGAAGTCGCTCGACCCCGCGGTGAAGagcgcgttcgaggaggccgcgAAGGCCGCGAAGCACGCGTGGGAGCTCGCCAACCCGGAAGCGGCCAAGaagaagccggcggcgaagaaagCGCGAGCCCCCAAGGCTAAAAAAGACCCCAACGCGCCAAAGAAGCCCCTCTCTGCGTACATCATCTTCACCAAGGAGCGAAGGTCCGCGGTGGTTGCGGAAAACCCCGGTCTGAGTTTGACCGAGGTCaccaaggagctcggcgcgaggtGGAAGGCCATCGGAGCGGAGGAGAAGAGCGTCttcgaggccaaggccaagaaggacAAGGAACGGTACGCGGTGGAGATGGAAGCTTACGAAGCCAcccaacgcgccgccgcctga
- a CDS encoding hypothetical protein (This model contains HMG boxes. High mobility group (HMG) chromosomal proteins are a family of relatively low molecular weight non-histone components that bind DNA without sequence specificity~Alternative splicing variant 1) translates to MNAFNELPSRVARASLLPLPRLWEKNRFAKRPAAAKVQKGGIFFIHSELASWSALPRARGYRTVDSTHPHATVHVAYARISRFDRAILGRRHSPPRVIEMSAVSRLMPTVARAPCRAAPAARVARVAGASPRAAVAVRPRARASIVAAAVSEPIMVVSDLDGTMVGDDAATAEFSAAWNDPSVVPEGSSLVYSTGRSLESFAQLIADKSAVMAAPCHLICAVGTKIYKRKPGVEKTAAAAADVSSWEEDPAWTRRLDEGWDFAAVERACAAAVDAVGHDNAHFRPREEFNEHKITVGCRDEFVQRVADIVEGATNADGLRVKIIASGVGGWQYVDVVSDCAGKLESLEYVRQSVGVSHSRCVACGDSGNDTLMLGGENRAVVVGNAQPALMDWASAQDNCVGSKDAAVACERRMYIAGDSEARGILEGLRAFGFLGPFTEPAAAAPAPAAPAAAPAPAAPAAPAPAAPAAPAAAAEASAEAADEPVKKPLSAYMMYCAEARPALKGMPVTQQAKQLGAQWKSLDPAVKSAFEEAAKAAKHAWELANPEAAKKKPAAKKARAPKAKKDPNAPKKPLSAYIIFTKERRSAVVAENPGLSLTEVTKELGARWKAIGAEEKSVFEAKAKKDKERYAVEMEAYEATQRAAA, encoded by the coding sequence ATGAATGCGTTCAACGAGCTTCCcagtcgcgtcgcccgtgcgTCCCTGCTgcccctcccgcgcctctGGGAGAAAAACCGTTTTGCGAAACGTCCGGCCGCGGCCAAAGTTCAAAAAGGCGGGATCTTTTTTATCCACTCCGAGCTCGCCTCGTGGAGCGCACtcccgagggcgcgcggctATCGCACCGTCGACAGTACACACCCCCACGCGACCGTCCACGTCGCATACGCGCGGATCTCCCGGTTCGATCGCGCGATCCTCGGCCGACGCCACTCTCCGCCTCGCGTGATCGAGATGAGCGCCGTTTCGAGACTGATgcccaccgtcgcgcgcgccccgtgccgcgccgcgcccgccgctcgcgtcgctcgcgtcgcgggcgcgtccccgcgcgccgcggtggccgtacgaccccgcgcgcgcgcctcgatcgtcgccgccgcggtctccGAGCCCATCATGGTGGTGTCCGATCTGGACGGCACCAtggtgggcgacgacgcagccACAGCCGagttctccgccgcctggaACGACCCATCCGTCGTCCCGGAGGGCTCTTCACTCGTCTACTCCACCGGCCGATCGCTCGAGTCCTTCGCGCAGCTCATCGCCGACAAGTCCGCGGTCATGGCCGCGCCCTGCCACCTCATCTGCGCGGTGGGCACCAAGATCTACAAGCGCAAGCCCGGCGTGGAGaaaaccgccgcggcggcggctgacgtGTCCTCGTGGGAGGAGGatccggcgtggacgcgtcgactCGACGAGGGCTGGgacttcgccgcggtggagcgcgcgtgcgccgccgcggtcgacgccgtcggccaCGACAACGCGCACTTCCGACCCCGCGAGGAGTTCAACGAACACAAGATCACCGTCGGCTGCAGGGACGAGTTCgttcagcgcgtcgcggacatcgtcgagggcgccacGAACGCGGACGGCCTCCGCGTCAAGAtcatcgcgagcggcgtgggcggctggcagtacgtcgacgtcgtcagcGACTGCGCCGGTAAGCTCGAGTCGCTCGAGTACGTTCGACAGTCCGTCGGCGTTTCGCACTCGAGGTGCGTTGCGTGCGGCGACTCTGGCAACGATACGCTGATGCTCGGGGGCGAgaaccgcgccgtcgtcgtcgggaacGCGCAACCGGCGCTGATGGACTGGGCGAGCGCGCAGGATAACTGCGTCGGGtcgaaggacgccgcggtggcgtgcgaGCGTCGCATGTACATCGCGGGCGATTCGGAGGCGAGGGGGATCCTCGAGGGTCTGAGGGCTTTCGGGTTCCTCGGGCCCTTtaccgagcccgccgccgccgctcccgctcccgccgctcccgccgccgctcccgctcccgccgctcccgccgctcccgctcccgccgctcccgccgctcccgccgccgctgccgaggcctccgccgaggctgccgatGAACCCGTCAAGAAACCCCTCTCCGCGTACATGATGTACTGCGCCGAAGCTCGGCCGGCGCTCAAGGGCATGCCGGTGACCCAGCAGGCCAagcagctcggcgcgcagTGGAAGTCGCTCGACCCCGCGGTGAAGagcgcgttcgaggaggccgcgAAGGCCGCGAAGCACGCGTGGGAGCTCGCCAACCCGGAAGCGGCCAAGaagaagccggcggcgaagaaagCGCGAGCCCCCAAGGCTAAAAAAGACCCCAACGCGCCAAAGAAGCCCCTCTCTGCGTACATCATCTTCACCAAGGAGCGAAGGTCCGCGGTGGTTGCGGAAAACCCCGGTCTGAGTTTGACCGAGGTCaccaaggagctcggcgcgaggtGGAAGGCCATCGGAGCGGAGGAGAAGAGCGTCttcgaggccaaggccaagaaggacAAGGAACGGTACGCGGTGGAGATGGAAGCTTACGAAGCCAcccaacgcgccgccgcctga
- a CDS encoding acyl carrier protein 1 (This model contains a phosphopantetheine attachment site domain): MQRISTAVRQAIVARASLPVSQLAAPAIAIPAAWRFMGASAGLDKGEVTDRVINVVKNFNKVDPAKVSPTSSFSADLGLDSLDTVEVVMAMEEEFAVEIPDADADKITSVSEAVEYLANNANAK; this comes from the exons ATGCAGCGTATCTCTACCGCCGTGCGTCAGGCCATCGTCGCCAGGGCGTCCCTGCCCGTGTCCCAG ctcgccgcgcccgcgatcgcgatCCCCGCCGCCTGGAGGTTcatgggcgcgagcgcgggcctGGACAAGGGTGAGGTCACCGACCGCGTCATCAACGTCGTCAAGAACTTCAACAAGGTCGACCCCGCCAAG GTGTCCCCCACGTCCTCGTTCTCCGCCGATCTCGGCCTCGACAGCCTCGACACCGTGGAGGTTGTCatggcgatggaggaggagttTGCGGTTGAGATCCCGGATGCGGACGCGGACAAGATCACGTCGGTGTCCGAGGCCGTGGAGTACCTGGCGAACAACGCCAACGCTAAATGA
- a CDS encoding hypothetical protein (putative uncharacterized protein), whose amino-acid sequence MSSVAVSVASLGGNGFLPRRRTVGARGPARGCAAPAMLTCRRAGIASGAIGWIRPRGVTRGETFGRVARVLVRASGTPEPQDRALRKTAGVNGDDPITGSLHQARGLRERLASVVDAFKPNPGASQTDDEPDEEWERWQRRFDRVDSEEGILVALQAQLEDAVAKEDFTAAASIKKTIASMRDEDPITAVERGYRAAVENEDYAAAATFRDLGAGLVGWWAGRGATEEEPGGAYGVMMQVTAQHGRYVGTSYSAKDLAVMQERAKQRKSQRRQRLESAFSGEAAVPSDADPTGATMEEDAGRRRELELLDSARVEGHRVFELWIEEGEDGTRRTRAVRLDQVPIGASGSMDEDGVGEGGAGGFATSLGGFPLSGPMAAPAQNGDPYANVSFDEWKVVDGVVSAPGAGRDPASPFPFAIDGMSMDELVSYERRGFMTEYLKAPGFAANWARLKSEHGLKLEGTDEEGFKGFGTGAVRNASEPRDEFYFDKYVINEDAGSIIDVDELIEGLEEDDEEYDLEELREGDALTDAAMALLGGRRLNELTPEMRAEVEKSLKAEGFLAENESLHDDAELEVRIEELDGEELDPWLTEEVRVPVDMATDGRHAFTLTSDPEHGAHAPLFNSSMAAAAAAATAAAATEAEVEAAVLKGMAEAKAALAEELRAAAKAANSDPAAKPEKGDTEVVMVNLDPETNAKFKSDVEKLKRDGEIPPSPERPPPSTGANQWPPSPGKDKPSAAAGLDAAPANPVQPPNGALSSDSVGSRLGKSKGERLFERLSAAASASAEATNAEYAESLDEEIDKMLSSKDFATQPDVNMTDEGEGSPPVDPNAPANDAEAHAADAAERLFEMLTKDGDATPLPLKSRFSRIPEAVASRSNVDPFDRLYLGAFGPHGPEVLRVVRGRWGDELGEGEECVTAVKLTGDANVPAGAASFRAKVGPQHKLESSFSYPEELGVTARYKGQGRVAKPGFTERNWVDGELLVLDGRGGSLTGGAELGFVWAVPGERRLLILFSSLELPDATPPVGMYLD is encoded by the exons AtgtcgtccgtcgcggttTCCGTggcgagcctcggcggcaacgGGTTTCTCCCGAGACGCCGCACcgtgggcgcgcggggacccgcgcgcgggtgcgccgctCCGGCGATGCTGACGTGCAGGAGAGCCGGAATCGCGTCCGGAGCCATCGGCTGgatccgcccgcgcggcgtgacccgcggcgagacgttcggtcgcgtcgcgcgcgtgctcgtCCGGGCGTCCGGCACGCCCGAGCCACAGGACCGTGCGCTCAGGAAGACCGCCGGCGTAAATGGGGACGACCCGATAACCGGGTCGCTCCACCAGGCCAGGGGACTCCGCGAGAGgctcgcctccgtcgtcgacgcgttcaagCCCAACCCGGGAGCGTCGCAGACGgacgacgaacccgacgagGAGTGGGAGCGATGGCAACGCAGGTTCGACCGCGTGGACAGCGAGGAGGGCATCTTGGTGGCGCTCCAG GCCCAGCTCGAGGACGCAGTCGCCAAGGAGgacttcaccgccgccgcatccatAAAGAAGACAATCGCATCCATGCGCGACGAAGATCCCATCACCGCCGTGGAGCGCGGATACAGAGCCGCGGTCGAGAACGAGGattacgccgccgccgcgacgttccgcgacctcggcgcgggtctcgTGGGGTGGTGGGCCGGCCGAGGCGCCACGGAAGAGGAACCCGGAGGCGCCTACGGCGTCATGATGCAGGTCACCGCGCAACACGGACGGTACGTGGGGACGTCGTACAGCGCGAAAGATCTCGCCGTGATGCAAGAGCGCGCGAAGCAGCGGAAGAGCCAGCGGCGCCAGCGGCTGGAGAGCGCGTtcagcggcgaggcggcggtgccgtccgacgcggatccgacgggcgcgacgatggaggaggacgcggggcggcgacgcgagctggagctcctcgacaGCGCGCGAGTCGAGGGCCACAGGGTGTTTGAGCTGTGgatcgaggagggcgaggacgggacgagacggacgcgcgcggtgcgactCGACCAGGTCCCgatcggcgcgtccggctcgatggacgaagacggcgtcggcgagggcggcgcgggcggtttCGCGACGAGCCTGGGGGGTTTCCCTCTATCCGGACCGATGGCGGCGCCTGCGCAAAACGGCGATCCGTACGCCAACGTCTCGTTTGACGAGTGGAAGGTTGTCGACGGCGTGGtgtccgcgcccggcgccggacgggacccggcgtcgccgttccCGTTCGCCATCGACGGCATGTCcatggacgagctcgtgtCCTACGAGCGGCGGGGTTTCATGACGGAGTACCTCAAGGCTCCCGGGTTCGCCGCCAACTGGGCGAGGCTCAAGTCGGAACACGGGCTCAAGTTGGAGGGaaccgacgaggagggcttCAAGGGTttcggcaccggcgccgtgcgCAACGCCTCGGAACCCAGGGACGAGTTCTACTTCGACAAGTACGTCATcaacgaggacgccgggTCCATaatcgacgtcgacgagctcatcgagggcctggaggaggacgacgaggagtacGACCTGGAGGAGCTTCGAGAGGGGGACGCGTTGACTGACGCCGCCATGGCTCTTCTCGGCGGTCGAAGGCTCAACGAGCTCACCccggagatgcgcgcggaggttgagaaatcgctcaaggcggagggTTTCCTGGCGGAGAACGAGAGCCttcacgacgacgcggagctcgaggtgcggatcgaggagctcgacggcgaggagctcgatcCGTGGCTCACCGAAGAGGTGAGGGTACCGGTGGACATGGCGACGGACGGGAGGCACGCGTTCACGCTCACGTCGGACCCGGAgcacggcgcgcacgcgccgctcttcaactcgtcgatggcggccgccgccgccgccgccaccgcggcggcggcgacggaggctgaGGTTGAAGCCGCGGTGCTCAAGGGGATGGCAGAGGCGaaagccgcgctcgccgaggagctccgcgccgccgccaaggcggccaACTCGGACCCGGCGGCCAAACCCGAGAAGGGCGACACCGAGGTTGTGATGGTGAACCTCGACCCGGAGACGAACGCAAAGTTTAAGAGCGACGTCGAGAAGCTGAAGCGGGACGGGGAGATTCCCCCGAGCCCGGagagaccgccgccgtcgacgggcgcgaatCAGTGGCCGCCCAGCCCGGGCAAGGACaagccgagcgccgccgccgggttggacgccgccccggccaACCCGGTGCAGCCCCCGAACGGCGCGCTGTCCAGCGACAGCGTCGGGAGCAGGCTCGGCAAGAGCAAGGGCGAGAGGCTCTTCGAACGGCTtagcgccgccgcctccgccagcgccgagGCTACCAACGCCGAGTACGCCGAGTCTTtggacgaggagatcgacaAGATGCTCTCGTCCAAAGACTTTGCCACCCAGCCGGACGTGAACATGACGGACGAGGGTGAAGGCTCCCCGCCGGTCGATCccaacgcgcccgcgaacgacgccgaggcacacgccgccgacgccgcggagagacTCTTCGAGATGCTCAccaaggacggcgacgcgaccccgCTGCCGCTCAAATCGAGATTCTCGCGCATCCCCGAAGCCGTCGCGAGCCGATCCAACGTCGACCCGTTCGATCGCCTGTACCTCGGAGCGTTCGGGCCGCACGGACCGGAAGTGTTGCGCGTGGTGCGCGGGCGGtggggcgacgagctcggcgagggcgaggagtgCGTCACGGCTGTGAAACTCACGGGTGACGCAaacgtccccgccggcgccgcctcgtttCGAGCGAAAGTTGGCCCGCAGCACAAGCTCGAGTCGTCGTTCTCCTaccccgaggagctcggggtGACGGCGAGGTACAAGGGCCAGGGTCGCGTCGCCAAACCCGGGTTCACGGAGCGTAACTGGGTGGAtggcgagctgctcgtgTTGGACGGGCGGGGGGGATCGCTGACGGGTGGCGCCGAGCTGGGGTTCGTGTGGGCGGTGCCCGGGGAGAGGAGGCTGCTGATCCTGTTCAGCTCGCTGGAGCtgccggacgcgacgcctccgGTGGGGATGTACCTGGACTGA